The Phoenix dactylifera cultivar Barhee BC4 chromosome 12, palm_55x_up_171113_PBpolish2nd_filt_p, whole genome shotgun sequence genome has a window encoding:
- the LOC103720946 gene encoding protein DMP2-like: MTGENQSSTSSSNTTTKKNVGDKTFQGVGNLIKVLPSGTVFLFQFLNPLLTNKGSCHTANKYLAGALLIICGLSCFFASFTDSHVGSNGKIYYGVATMNGLHTFSDPDSSKKNLSKYKLRFSDFVHAFLALIIFAVIALLNSNTIKCFYPSFESTEKKLMMALPVVVGGISSFVFMVFPSTRHGVGYPPTQTKDDSSE, encoded by the coding sequence ATGACAGGAGAGAACCAGTCCTCAACCAGTTCTTCCAATACCACAACAAAGAAAAACGTGGGAGACAAGACCTTCCAAGGGGTTGGTAACCTTATCAAGGTCCTCCCTAGTGGGACTGTTTTCCTCTTCCAATTCCTCAATCCTCTCCTCACCAACAAAGGCAGCTGCCACACTGCAAATAAGTATCTAGCTGGTGCTCTCCTGATCATATGTGGTCTCTCTTGTTTCTTTGCTTCCTTCACTGATAGCCACGTCGGGAGCAACGGAAAGATTTACTATGGAGTGGCGACGATGAATGGACTGCACACCTTTTCCGACCCGGACTCGAGCAAGAAGAACCTCTCCAAGTACAAATTACGCTTTTCAGATTTTGTGCATGCGTTCCTTGCACTGATTATATTTGCAGTCATCGCTCTCCTCAACTCGAACACCatcaaatgcttctatccttctTTCGAGTCTACTGAGAAGAAACTGATGATGGCCTTGCCTGTGGTGGTAGGAGGCATATCAAGCTTTGTCTTCATGGTGTTTCCCAGCACTCGACATGGCGTCGGGTACCCTCCTACACAGACCAAAGATGACTCTTCTGAGTAG